One stretch of Niallia sp. XMNu-256 DNA includes these proteins:
- a CDS encoding molecular chaperone TorD family protein, producing MTLLKDKVIQLEEKYFYYQLFCHYYRGDLLYLTSIQWKKLLQTMREYPFLMKIDEVNQALQMIKTADENEIAMYQYDYNRLFVGPNQLLASPFESSYRNYEKNVLQRETLMVRNFYHHVGLQVADEGQIPDDHMQFELELILYLLSNENDQENLYEVFLTKHLFHWGFDHCQRILENSQNPITYAMGVLLREFLQQERMSMEGGNIDAN from the coding sequence ATGACTCTACTAAAAGACAAAGTGATTCAACTAGAAGAAAAATATTTCTATTATCAGTTATTTTGTCATTATTATCGCGGAGACCTACTATATTTAACGTCAATTCAATGGAAAAAGTTGCTTCAGACAATGAGAGAGTATCCATTTTTAATGAAAATAGATGAAGTGAATCAAGCCCTACAGATGATAAAAACGGCAGATGAAAATGAGATAGCCATGTACCAATATGATTATAATCGATTATTTGTCGGTCCAAATCAATTATTGGCTTCTCCGTTTGAATCAAGCTATCGCAATTATGAAAAGAATGTCTTACAGAGAGAAACATTGATGGTTCGGAATTTTTATCACCATGTCGGATTACAAGTTGCCGACGAAGGACAAATTCCCGATGACCATATGCAATTTGAATTGGAATTAATTCTTTACTTATTAAGTAATGAGAATGATCAAGAGAACCTTTATGAGGTGTTTTTAACGAAGCACCTATTTCACTGGGGATTTGATCATTGTCAAAGAATCCTAGAAAATAGCCAAAATCCGATTACCTATGCAATGGGAGTTTTATTAAGAGAGTTTTTACAACAGGAAAGAATGAGTATGGAAGGTGGGAATATAGATGCTAACTGA
- a CDS encoding VOC family protein has product MGRIVHFEIHVNDMELAKTFYGDVFSWKFENYSEYAGLPYFGAVTGDDSELGINGALMQRQGPLPETNQSLNGYVCTMQVADYDETETKILKNGGTVALPKYALPGMAWQGYYLDPEGNIFGIHQTDKGAK; this is encoded by the coding sequence ATGGGAAGAATAGTGCATTTTGAAATACATGTAAATGATATGGAGTTGGCAAAAACATTTTATGGAGATGTTTTTAGTTGGAAATTTGAAAATTATAGTGAATATGCTGGATTGCCATATTTTGGGGCAGTGACTGGTGATGATAGTGAACTGGGAATTAACGGTGCATTGATGCAGCGTCAAGGACCTCTACCCGAAACGAACCAATCATTAAATGGTTATGTTTGTACAATGCAAGTGGCCGATTACGACGAGACTGAAACGAAAATCTTAAAAAATGGTGGGACAGTCGCTCTACCTAAGTATGCTTTGCCCGGTATGGCATGGCAAGGTTATTACTTGGATCCGGAAGGAAATATTTTCGGAATTCATCAAACAGATAAGGGTGCCAAATAA
- a CDS encoding hotdog fold thioesterase, whose product MITNLSEQEIHEKHYNEIFTHFEQEPYAQFLGIKLKELGLGTATAELEIQEHMLNSHGTVHGAIIFALADYVFAAACNSYGKTSVGLSTTVNFMAAGMNGTIIRAIAVEEKKNNRTSWYKIRIESNGELLATMEALAYRKNHYFISNAE is encoded by the coding sequence TTGATTACTAATTTATCAGAACAAGAAATTCATGAAAAACATTATAATGAAATTTTTACACATTTTGAGCAAGAGCCATATGCCCAATTTCTTGGCATTAAATTAAAAGAACTTGGCTTAGGTACGGCAACAGCGGAGCTAGAAATTCAAGAACATATGCTTAACTCCCACGGGACTGTTCATGGTGCTATCATCTTTGCGTTGGCAGACTATGTATTTGCTGCCGCTTGTAATTCTTATGGTAAAACCTCAGTAGGTTTGTCAACAACCGTTAACTTTATGGCAGCAGGAATGAATGGCACTATCATTCGTGCGATTGCTGTAGAAGAAAAGAAGAATAATCGAACTTCATGGTATAAAATACGGATTGAAAGCAACGGTGAACTTTTAGCGACAATGGAAGCATTAGCCTATCGTAAAAACCACTATTTCATTTCAAACGCGGAATAG
- a CDS encoding PaaI family thioesterase: METKYNPYDLVSVVQKKIVPPNCDQTLQIEPTFAHDGYAMALWMIDDKFINGHGVVMGGFLAAATDTIMAYAIASLLDANQTFASIDLHTTFHRPLLRGTAKLEAKVERKGNKTAYLTAEVFQNEKKCCSSVSSIMIMEN, encoded by the coding sequence ATGGAAACAAAATATAATCCTTATGATCTAGTTAGTGTCGTACAAAAGAAAATAGTACCACCAAATTGTGATCAAACATTGCAAATTGAACCTACGTTTGCTCATGACGGTTATGCAATGGCCTTATGGATGATAGACGATAAGTTCATTAATGGACATGGTGTAGTAATGGGTGGATTTCTGGCTGCTGCAACGGATACAATCATGGCTTATGCGATTGCATCCTTATTAGATGCAAATCAAACTTTTGCTTCAATTGATCTCCATACCACTTTTCATCGTCCGCTACTACGAGGAACCGCTAAACTTGAGGCAAAGGTAGAAAGAAAAGGCAACAAAACAGCCTATTTGACTGCTGAGGTATTTCAAAATGAAAAAAAATGTTGCAGCAGCGTGTCTTCGATTATGATTATGGAAAATTAA
- a CDS encoding molybdopterin-dependent oxidoreductase, which yields MLTENFSRRTFIKGSAALSSLLGLGAIGSKATKGLVPKASANTTGKKQEFYNACPRNCYDTCSIVTTVEDGRITFITGNENNTYTKGRLCVKGNTYPRVVYSPDRIKYPMKQNGRGTGKWERISWDEAYTIIAQKILDIKKEYGTTLPICLNKYSGNFNLLNYASEGMMSSIGYTTRAQGTPCDPAGSDAQAFDMGTAYNSDPEDFVHAEYIILWGSNPAWTSAHSMYFIEQAKENGTKLVVIDPLITQTASKADEYIQINTSTDGAFALGMIRYIIDHQLYDQDWVINHSKGFNEFVSYVKKNITVEWAAEKTGVPKEVIQRIAREYATANPANIWVGFGMQRHTNGGSMVRTIDALAAMCGNVGKKGGGINYIGGETWGFNYHTMSFGPPEGTFGDGDRYVNMNNFGAQVLDANDPPIKMMWIACRNPMAQDPEPNVVKKAFDAMDLVVTADLYMNQTVEYSDIVLPVTTPFEHVGVNVSYWHYWMNVNEQAIKPLYECKSDLEIAMGLSKKLNELELGSCTFPVSGDPKEWVEKEFNDTIREMFGVNSWEELRKKGGTVKASEKVSVAWNDLKFRTPSGKYEFYSEKAVEYGHHPLPVYVEKYATPKEYPLRAISPHWKLGIHSQFQHTDWLMAISSHPVLELHPDLAKKYSIKNNDMVKVINDAGYLTLPAKLTQTVPTDTVVMYEGWWKDINYTENFNVKAIPADMGNYSKHQLGIAFHDNFVKIERA from the coding sequence ATGCTAACTGAAAACTTTTCTCGCCGAACTTTTATAAAAGGTTCTGCAGCATTAAGTTCATTATTAGGTCTCGGGGCCATTGGAAGTAAAGCCACAAAAGGTCTTGTTCCGAAAGCCTCAGCGAACACGACTGGTAAAAAACAAGAATTTTACAATGCTTGTCCACGAAATTGTTATGATACATGTTCAATTGTGACAACTGTTGAAGATGGAAGAATAACATTTATTACAGGGAATGAAAATAATACGTATACAAAAGGGAGACTATGTGTAAAAGGGAACACGTATCCCCGAGTTGTTTATTCACCTGACCGAATTAAATATCCAATGAAGCAGAATGGCCGTGGAACGGGAAAATGGGAAAGAATTAGCTGGGATGAGGCTTATACCATTATTGCCCAGAAAATACTTGACATTAAAAAAGAGTATGGAACAACTTTGCCAATCTGTTTAAACAAGTATTCTGGTAACTTTAATTTATTAAATTATGCTTCAGAAGGAATGATGTCAAGCATTGGGTATACGACACGTGCACAAGGGACCCCATGTGATCCAGCGGGCTCTGATGCGCAAGCGTTTGATATGGGAACTGCTTATAACAGCGATCCGGAAGATTTTGTTCATGCTGAATATATTATCCTTTGGGGATCGAACCCTGCTTGGACATCGGCTCACTCCATGTATTTTATTGAGCAAGCAAAAGAAAACGGAACAAAATTGGTCGTAATTGATCCATTAATTACACAAACTGCGTCAAAAGCAGATGAATATATCCAAATCAATACAAGTACAGATGGCGCATTTGCACTAGGAATGATTCGGTATATTATCGATCACCAATTATATGATCAGGACTGGGTGATCAATCATTCAAAAGGGTTCAATGAATTTGTATCCTATGTGAAAAAAAATATTACGGTTGAATGGGCGGCTGAGAAAACAGGTGTGCCAAAAGAAGTAATACAAAGAATTGCTCGTGAGTATGCGACTGCAAATCCAGCAAATATTTGGGTTGGATTTGGCATGCAGCGCCATACGAATGGTGGTTCCATGGTTCGTACGATTGATGCCCTTGCAGCAATGTGTGGAAATGTTGGGAAAAAAGGCGGCGGAATCAACTATATTGGTGGAGAAACATGGGGCTTTAATTATCACACAATGAGCTTTGGACCTCCTGAAGGAACGTTTGGTGATGGAGACCGGTATGTGAATATGAACAACTTTGGTGCTCAAGTTTTAGATGCAAATGATCCCCCAATCAAGATGATGTGGATTGCCTGCCGTAATCCAATGGCACAGGATCCCGAGCCAAATGTCGTTAAAAAAGCATTTGATGCAATGGATTTAGTTGTAACAGCGGATCTATATATGAATCAAACCGTAGAATACTCAGATATTGTATTACCTGTAACGACTCCATTCGAACACGTAGGTGTGAATGTCAGCTACTGGCATTACTGGATGAATGTGAATGAGCAAGCCATCAAACCATTATATGAATGTAAGAGTGATCTAGAGATCGCGATGGGGTTGTCTAAGAAATTAAATGAATTAGAGCTAGGTTCTTGTACATTCCCTGTTTCAGGCGATCCAAAGGAATGGGTAGAAAAAGAATTCAATGATACGATTCGTGAGATGTTTGGTGTTAACAGCTGGGAAGAGTTACGGAAGAAAGGTGGAACGGTTAAAGCTAGTGAGAAAGTTTCCGTTGCATGGAATGATTTGAAATTTAGAACTCCGTCAGGTAAGTATGAATTTTATTCCGAAAAAGCGGTGGAATATGGTCATCATCCACTTCCAGTCTATGTGGAAAAATATGCGACACCGAAAGAGTATCCACTTCGTGCGATATCACCGCACTGGAAATTAGGGATTCATAGTCAATTCCAACATACCGATTGGTTAATGGCTATTTCAAGTCATCCCGTATTGGAATTACATCCAGACTTAGCAAAGAAATATTCCATTAAAAACAATGACATGGTGAAGGTGATTAATGATGCTGGTTATTTAACATTGCCAGCCAAATTAACACAAACCGTTCCAACAGATACAGTCGTCATGTATGAGGGCTGGTGGAAAGATATTAATTATACCGAAAACTTTAATGTGAAGGCGATCCCTGCGGATATGGGTAACTATAGTAAGCACCAGCTTGGAATTGCCTTCCATGATAATTTTGTCAAAATCGAAAGAGCGTAA
- a CDS encoding MDR family MFS transporter, which yields MKENGTSPYEFLADDPRSKVMPIMISLIIGAFFAILNETLLNIALTTLMEEFNISLTTVQWMATGFMLVMGVVIPASALLLQWFTTRQLFLGTMTIFTIGTTLCAIATNFPLLLVGRLIQAVGTGLLMPVIFNVFLLIFPPHRRGKVMGLVGLVIMFAPAIGPTLSGVIVEYFGWRYLFIFVIPFALFSILFAYKYLINITEVTKPKVDVLSLIYSTIGFGSIVYGFSSAGDGEAGFLSPRVYVFIILGVVGIVLFALRQFKLKEPVMDLRVFKYPMYTHGILMFLIIIMTMFSSEIILPIYMQGPLALSAAAAGLLLLPGSILNGIMSPMMGHLFDKFGPRVLMVPASIVLAGTMFMMSRLDANTSSWVIIIGYILIMISVSAIMMPAETNGLNQLPKRLYPHGTSVMTTLQPVGGAIGVSVFISLLNARKNQYLNQSSNPNAPGTINDAMIAGVEFVYFTAFILSILAVILAFMVYRAKPQEPDIEIQQGKKLH from the coding sequence ATGAAAGAAAATGGAACATCTCCATATGAATTTTTAGCAGATGACCCTCGTTCTAAAGTGATGCCGATTATGATCAGCTTAATAATCGGTGCTTTTTTTGCCATTTTAAATGAAACTTTATTAAATATTGCTTTAACGACTTTAATGGAGGAATTTAACATTTCACTCACAACTGTTCAATGGATGGCAACAGGCTTTATGTTAGTCATGGGTGTTGTGATTCCTGCCTCCGCATTGTTATTACAATGGTTTACGACTAGACAGTTATTTTTAGGAACGATGACTATTTTTACGATTGGAACAACCCTTTGTGCGATCGCAACAAACTTTCCTCTGTTATTAGTGGGGAGACTTATTCAGGCTGTTGGTACCGGATTATTAATGCCTGTTATTTTCAATGTGTTTTTGCTCATATTTCCTCCCCATCGACGCGGAAAGGTTATGGGATTAGTCGGGCTTGTTATAATGTTTGCGCCGGCCATTGGACCCACCCTTTCAGGGGTAATAGTCGAATACTTTGGGTGGAGATACTTGTTTATTTTCGTCATCCCCTTTGCCCTGTTTTCGATCCTTTTTGCCTATAAATATTTAATCAATATAACAGAAGTAACGAAACCAAAAGTCGATGTTTTGTCGCTTATCTATTCAACGATTGGTTTTGGTTCAATTGTTTATGGATTTAGTTCAGCAGGTGACGGAGAAGCTGGTTTTTTAAGTCCAAGAGTATATGTTTTTATTATTTTGGGAGTAGTTGGAATTGTTTTATTCGCTTTGAGACAATTTAAGTTAAAAGAACCTGTCATGGATTTACGAGTGTTTAAGTATCCAATGTATACACACGGGATACTCATGTTTCTTATTATTATCATGACGATGTTCTCTTCTGAAATTATTTTGCCTATTTATATGCAAGGTCCATTGGCTTTATCTGCTGCTGCAGCAGGACTGCTCCTTTTGCCTGGAAGTATTTTGAACGGAATCATGTCCCCTATGATGGGACATCTATTTGATAAATTTGGTCCGAGAGTACTCATGGTCCCTGCTTCAATCGTATTAGCCGGAACGATGTTTATGATGAGCCGGCTCGATGCAAACACTAGCAGTTGGGTCATCATCATCGGATATATTTTAATTATGATTAGTGTCTCAGCCATCATGATGCCAGCAGAAACAAACGGATTAAATCAGCTTCCAAAACGCTTGTATCCCCATGGAACATCCGTGATGACAACCTTACAGCCAGTTGGCGGTGCTATAGGAGTATCTGTGTTTATCAGTCTTCTGAATGCACGAAAAAATCAATATTTAAATCAATCCTCAAACCCGAATGCTCCAGGAACTATTAATGATGCCATGATTGCCGGGGTAGAGTTCGTCTATTTTACTGCTTTTATCCTCTCCATCCTTGCAGTAATTTTAGCCTTTATGGTTTATCGTGCAAAGCCTCAAGAACCTGATATAGAAATTCAGCAGGGGAAAAAACTTCATTAA
- a CDS encoding helix-turn-helix domain-containing protein: MLTFMELICASPFYKAEIIGGWKGKDKSFSNVGDTPTKAETILLLLPSNNETVSQLQDYLSLQRVQGILLYGEMEHPIASTDLEWIEDHHKPVLYIEEETNPVILKKNITDLAHLKSIGLYQYVFEQSTHYSLQYIDEQGLASFFQRLSHVLDQEIYLLDEHFFLDSIHGENRDVFKHLESLYQAQLSANYPTESLSIVQDGLEHYFLFPLVSEDQYYGFVLFQEKPNAMIDICIELITHTRPALLAYLKKEAAVLQAHQSYKDDFLYNLLYNNIESEQLLIQQGKRWGWDFTIPSELMVLRVNQKDETKKLNIDTDSMMKKIQFIISTRFLQGIILLLQGDIIIIVFDSEPLQPEQRKELALSIAREIHKKIELDFPHLNCGIGIGRHYSSNMELFRSFYEAKVAIELGKYEMRQASVRHFEDIGIARLLSNIHRNTLHEYYSEVLKEILHDHENKTLYLDTLEAFFQHNADINQTAEQLYVHPNTLRKRIKKLESILNADFNQLEDLFEIYVAIKVMKMLK, encoded by the coding sequence ATGTTAACGTTTATGGAACTGATTTGTGCTTCTCCCTTTTATAAGGCAGAAATAATTGGCGGTTGGAAGGGAAAGGATAAAAGCTTTTCCAATGTGGGAGATACGCCAACAAAAGCTGAGACCATCTTATTGCTGTTGCCAAGCAACAACGAGACGGTTTCACAACTTCAAGACTATCTCTCCCTGCAAAGGGTACAAGGTATCCTACTTTATGGAGAAATGGAACACCCTATTGCAAGCACCGATTTAGAATGGATTGAAGACCATCACAAACCTGTATTATATATAGAGGAAGAAACCAATCCTGTTATTTTAAAAAAGAACATTACTGATCTTGCCCATCTAAAATCCATTGGACTATATCAATATGTTTTTGAACAATCTACTCATTATTCGCTTCAATACATTGATGAACAAGGGTTAGCTTCATTTTTCCAACGCTTGTCTCATGTATTAGATCAAGAAATCTATCTTTTGGACGAACATTTCTTTCTAGATTCCATACATGGGGAAAATCGAGATGTGTTTAAACATTTGGAATCTCTTTATCAAGCACAACTTTCAGCAAACTACCCTACTGAATCGCTATCGATTGTACAGGATGGACTCGAGCATTATTTTCTTTTCCCACTAGTTTCTGAAGATCAATATTACGGTTTTGTCCTTTTTCAAGAAAAGCCTAATGCCATGATTGATATATGTATTGAATTAATTACCCATACCCGCCCTGCCCTTTTGGCTTATTTGAAAAAAGAAGCAGCAGTTCTGCAAGCACATCAATCTTACAAAGATGATTTTCTCTATAACCTCCTTTACAATAATATTGAGTCTGAGCAACTACTCATTCAACAGGGAAAACGATGGGGTTGGGATTTCACAATCCCCTCCGAATTAATGGTGCTTCGAGTTAATCAAAAAGATGAAACAAAAAAACTGAACATCGACACGGATTCCATGATGAAAAAAATCCAATTTATTATCTCGACACGCTTTTTACAAGGAATCATCCTTCTTCTCCAAGGGGATATCATTATTATCGTCTTTGATTCTGAACCGCTGCAACCTGAACAACGGAAAGAATTAGCTTTATCTATAGCCCGCGAAATACATAAAAAAATCGAGCTGGACTTTCCCCACTTAAATTGTGGAATTGGCATTGGTCGTCATTACTCTTCCAATATGGAGCTATTTCGCAGCTTTTATGAAGCGAAGGTGGCGATTGAATTAGGAAAATATGAAATGAGACAAGCCTCTGTTCGCCATTTCGAAGACATTGGAATTGCTAGACTTTTATCGAATATTCATCGGAACACACTGCATGAGTACTATTCTGAAGTCTTGAAGGAGATCTTACATGACCATGAAAATAAAACCCTTTATCTTGATACATTAGAAGCGTTTTTTCAACATAACGCGGATATCAACCAAACTGCAGAACAACTTTATGTCCATCCCAACACATTAAGAAAACGTATAAAAAAATTAGAATCCATCCTAAACGCTGATTTTAACCAACTTGAAGACCTGTTCGAAATCTATGTTGCCATTAAGGTGATGAAAATGCTGAAATAA
- a CDS encoding 4Fe-4S dicluster domain-containing protein yields the protein MKQLGFLVHIEKCLGCRSCEFACKNEHGQTDSFRRQIHSFHDDMDHTVQQFYHFSMSCNHCSNPACMATCPELAIKKKPNGVVVIEQVKCTGCSLCVAACSFDAISINMITRKADKCDMCYDRQMQGETTICVSSCPVQAIEIIDLNDPNNAYFGKAVYGFDMKKMTNPSIRFTSKQSTSPSPLPAKQLFWSNN from the coding sequence ATGAAGCAGTTAGGTTTCTTAGTCCATATCGAAAAATGCTTAGGGTGCCGATCTTGTGAATTTGCCTGTAAAAATGAACATGGTCAAACGGATTCTTTCCGGAGGCAAATTCATAGCTTTCATGATGACATGGATCATACAGTTCAACAATTCTACCATTTTTCCATGTCGTGTAATCATTGCTCTAACCCAGCCTGTATGGCAACTTGCCCAGAATTGGCGATTAAAAAGAAGCCAAATGGCGTAGTTGTGATTGAACAGGTAAAATGTACAGGATGTTCTCTTTGTGTAGCCGCTTGCTCTTTTGATGCCATATCCATTAATATGATTACTAGAAAAGCTGATAAATGTGATATGTGTTATGATCGACAAATGCAAGGAGAAACGACAATCTGTGTATCGTCTTGTCCGGTACAAGCAATTGAAATCATTGATTTAAATGATCCTAATAATGCCTATTTTGGTAAGGCTGTTTATGGATTTGATATGAAAAAAATGACGAATCCGTCAATCCGTTTTACTTCAAAACAATCAACGTCTCCTTCACCGTTACCAGCAAAACAGCTTTTCTGGTCAAACAACTGA
- the thrC gene encoding threonine synthase: MKYISTRGNVNKIGFIDTVLMGLATDGGLLVPEKIPQISEEKLEAMSKLSYQELAYEIISYYVDGEIPETELKELINKSYGTFRSHEVTPVVKLKDNLYVLELFHGPTFAFKDVALQFLGNLYSYIAKKTGETINILGATSGDTGASAIEGVRGKEGIRICILHPHGKVSKVQELQMTTVDDESVLNLAIEGTFDDGQRIIKEIFADLDFKNKYHLRAINSINFARILAQTVYYFYAYFQVAKDRDIKNLDFSVPTGNFGDIFAGYLAKRMGLPVGKLIVATNENNILERFIKDGIYQPGEFHSTYSPSMDIQVASNFERYLFYLLGEDSQATAKLMDKFKSEGKITVSEEQLRQVKADFAAYGVQGEECLKTIRQYHKETNYLLDPHTSCGVAAYDACNDEGEVCVTLSTAHPAKFNEAIELCDIEQTYPEQIKALFDKPQHLEVVAASNDEIRQKLEKHFQSAL; the protein is encoded by the coding sequence ATGAAATACATTAGTACACGTGGGAATGTAAACAAAATTGGTTTTATTGATACTGTCTTAATGGGGTTGGCAACTGATGGAGGTTTGTTAGTTCCAGAAAAAATCCCGCAAATTTCTGAAGAGAAGCTAGAAGCAATGTCCAAACTATCTTATCAGGAATTAGCATATGAAATTATTTCTTATTATGTAGATGGAGAAATTCCAGAAACCGAGTTAAAAGAATTAATCAACAAAAGTTATGGGACGTTCCGTTCACATGAGGTGACTCCAGTTGTAAAACTGAAAGATAACTTGTATGTGTTGGAATTATTCCATGGCCCTACCTTCGCTTTCAAAGATGTAGCACTGCAATTTTTAGGTAATTTATATTCTTATATCGCTAAGAAAACAGGGGAAACAATCAATATTCTTGGTGCGACTTCAGGGGATACAGGAGCGTCTGCGATTGAGGGCGTAAGAGGAAAAGAAGGAATCCGTATTTGTATCCTGCATCCGCATGGAAAAGTAAGTAAGGTACAAGAACTGCAAATGACGACTGTAGATGATGAAAGTGTCTTAAATTTAGCCATTGAAGGAACATTTGATGATGGTCAGCGTATCATTAAAGAAATCTTTGCTGATTTGGATTTCAAAAATAAATACCATCTTCGTGCGATTAACTCGATAAACTTTGCCCGTATTTTGGCGCAAACGGTGTATTATTTTTATGCTTATTTCCAAGTGGCAAAAGATCGTGACATTAAGAATCTTGACTTTAGTGTTCCGACTGGGAATTTTGGTGATATTTTTGCCGGCTATTTAGCGAAAAGAATGGGTCTGCCTGTAGGGAAACTGATCGTGGCAACAAATGAAAACAATATTCTAGAGCGTTTTATTAAAGATGGAATCTATCAGCCGGGCGAGTTCCACAGCACATATAGTCCATCCATGGATATTCAAGTTGCCAGCAACTTTGAGCGTTATCTGTTCTATTTACTAGGTGAAGATTCACAAGCGACTGCGAAATTAATGGACAAGTTTAAATCTGAAGGAAAAATTACCGTAAGCGAGGAACAATTACGTCAAGTAAAAGCTGACTTTGCGGCATACGGTGTTCAAGGCGAAGAGTGTCTAAAAACAATTAGACAATACCATAAAGAAACGAATTATTTATTAGATCCTCATACATCTTGTGGGGTAGCTGCATATGATGCTTGTAATGATGAGGGGGAAGTTTGTGTTACATTATCAACTGCTCATCCAGCAAAGTTCAATGAAGCAATCGAGCTTTGTGATATTGAACAAACCTATCCTGAACAAATCAAGGCTTTATTTGATAAACCACAACATCTAGAAGTTGTTGCAGCTTCTAACGATGAAATCCGTCAGAAGTTAGAAAAGCATTTTCAATCTGCACTATAA
- a CDS encoding universal stress protein, with amino-acid sequence MLFSHILVPYDGSEQSIKSLDKAIEFAKQDPKIKLTVLHVVSIPPRTVQMSLYIQYKQTILDGANEIIKPANAKLSQLPNPTEVYVKEAPSFNAILQEAYDLNCDLIIMGSRGLSGIKEFLGSVSHLIVQKSRIPVMVMKS; translated from the coding sequence ATGTTATTTTCTCACATTTTAGTACCTTATGATGGTTCTGAACAATCAATTAAATCATTAGACAAAGCAATTGAATTCGCTAAACAAGATCCGAAAATAAAACTCACTGTACTTCATGTAGTTTCTATTCCTCCACGGACAGTTCAAATGTCACTATATATTCAATACAAACAAACCATCTTAGATGGGGCAAATGAAATCATTAAACCAGCAAATGCAAAATTATCTCAATTACCTAATCCAACCGAAGTTTACGTAAAAGAGGCTCCATCTTTCAATGCGATTCTACAAGAAGCATATGACTTAAACTGTGACTTAATTATTATGGGAAGCCGTGGATTAAGTGGAATCAAAGAGTTTCTCGGCAGTGTTAGTCATTTAATTGTTCAAAAATCTCGTATCCCTGTAATGGTGATGAAGTCATAA